A region of Candidatus Leptovillus gracilis DNA encodes the following proteins:
- a CDS encoding LLM class flavin-dependent oxidoreductase, whose amino-acid sequence MTNLKFNCYLIGAESLLIQCAEILQQRGHQIEGIVTTAVPLLQWAQAQNIPTFTLNKNLTAELQQRPPFDYLFSITNLAVLPADLLALPRLGSINFHDGPLPKYAGLYATSWALLHQEKQHGITWHTMTAVVDEGQILRQRLVDVSETDTAFSLNMKTYEAGIESFPVLVADIENNSLQPQIQNLAEKTYFGKYQRPSAAATLHWTQPAAEIAALVRALDFGAYENPLILPKLRLGETVYYAAEITILNNGAAAVPGQIITLSADSLTVATATQPVQFTRLRGLDGAEVDVQTLGLSVGSILPVLSAKQQEQLTAVTDQTARQEGFWVKRLAQLAAVEIPYANHAEISSGRYARQQMNPPTAVQSIAAHLQATPADALTTTFIAYLARLSDAVAFDVAVSYPALAQKTAPWPAYFAAELPFAARLDPHAPATDTLAAWQRDLDDLRAKRHTFAWDVFGRYPQLKASQSKAGKALLPVSVAQVDDTAVAQPQPGSELSLFIGAAGEMAWVYDTAVYTATAISAMQSQFHAFLDNLAATPGQSLAQTSLLTPTEYQQLIHDWNATDAPYDQAACIHTLIEAQAAQRPDAIALAHQNQQITYGELDRRSNQLAHYLRTLGVGPDVVVGVLMERSIELMVALLGIHKAGGAYLPLDPDYPQERLAFMAEDAAVTVLLAQERTQADLPTANATVVRLDADWPTIAAYSAAKVHSGVTPANLSYLIYTSGSTGKPKGVMVQHGNAVNFFVGMDQRIPHNPPGIWLAVTSLSFDISVLELFWTLSRGFKVVIFDGYKREAETAVTASTAHKPLDFSLFYFASDESEEGVADKYHLLLEGARYGDQHGFAAIWTPERHFHAFGGLYPNPAVASAAIAAITQRIQIRAGSCVLPLHHPARVVEEWSLVDNISKGRVGIAFAAGWQPNDFTLLPQNYARRKELLFENIEVVRRLWRGETVAFPGPRGEDVHIRTLPRPIQEELPIWITAAGNPETFRMAGAGGFHLLTHLLGQTVEQLGEKLEVYRQAWRDAGHPGEGHVSLMLHTFIGDNLEMVRDTVRQPMKEYLRSAVDLVKEAAWHFPTFKQKAETTGKSPKEIFETEELTAEETDALLEFAFNRYFETSGLFGTTESVMPLVNRLKQINVDEIACQIDFGVPSALVLQNLPLLNQVKNQAAPTADADYSIAALARQHQVTHFQCTPSMARMLLLDELTAVPTFGALQAMMVGGEALPAALAQQLQQIVPGVVVNMYGPTETTVWSSTYQLAGGETAVPIGTPIANTQLYILNSHNQPVPVGVAGSLFIGGAGVVRGYLNRPELTAERFVANPFRPGERMYYTGDLARYRPDGCVEFLGRADFQVKMRGYRIELGEIEALLNRHEAVNEAVVVAREDVPGDVRLVAYITLLPGRSASDDSLKAALKADLPEFMVPAHYVVMDAFPLTPNKKVDRKALPAPDQSRAMPQVAYVPPTSQLEEQIAAIWRQVLNVPQVGLNDNFFDLGGHSLLTVQVHRELKGLVAKPLAITDLFRFPTIRALVEFLDGQSNGQSNGTATAVTAGSDRAAARREALQGRLQRGQRR is encoded by the coding sequence ATGACAAACTTGAAATTCAACTGCTATCTGATCGGCGCTGAGTCCCTGTTGATCCAGTGCGCCGAGATTTTGCAGCAGCGCGGGCATCAGATAGAGGGCATCGTCACCACGGCCGTTCCCCTTCTGCAATGGGCGCAGGCCCAAAACATCCCCACATTCACCCTCAACAAAAACCTGACCGCCGAATTGCAGCAGCGTCCTCCCTTCGATTACCTCTTCAGCATCACCAACCTGGCTGTCTTGCCCGCCGACTTGCTGGCCCTGCCACGCCTGGGCAGCATCAACTTCCACGATGGCCCCCTGCCCAAATACGCCGGGCTGTACGCCACCTCCTGGGCGCTGTTGCATCAGGAAAAACAGCATGGCATCACCTGGCACACCATGACGGCCGTCGTAGACGAAGGCCAGATTCTGCGCCAACGCCTGGTAGACGTCAGCGAAACCGACACCGCCTTCTCGCTCAACATGAAAACCTACGAAGCGGGCATCGAATCCTTCCCCGTCCTGGTCGCTGACATCGAAAACAACAGCCTACAACCGCAAATACAAAACCTGGCCGAAAAAACCTACTTCGGCAAATACCAACGGCCGTCGGCCGCCGCCACCCTCCATTGGACCCAACCCGCCGCCGAAATCGCCGCCCTGGTGCGGGCGCTGGACTTTGGCGCATACGAAAACCCCCTCATTCTGCCCAAACTGCGCCTCGGCGAAACGGTCTATTACGCCGCTGAAATCACCATCCTCAACAATGGCGCAGCCGCCGTCCCCGGCCAGATCATCACCCTCAGCGCCGACAGCCTCACCGTGGCCACCGCCACCCAACCGGTGCAGTTTACCCGCCTGCGCGGTCTCGACGGCGCCGAAGTAGATGTGCAAACGTTGGGCCTGTCGGTGGGCAGCATCCTGCCTGTTTTGTCCGCCAAACAGCAGGAGCAATTGACGGCCGTCACCGACCAGACCGCCCGGCAGGAGGGCTTCTGGGTCAAACGCCTGGCGCAGCTCGCCGCCGTAGAAATCCCCTACGCCAACCACGCCGAAATCAGCAGCGGTCGTTACGCCCGCCAGCAAATGAACCCGCCAACGGCCGTCCAGTCCATCGCCGCCCACCTCCAGGCCACCCCCGCCGATGCCCTCACCACCACCTTCATCGCCTACCTGGCCCGCCTCAGCGACGCCGTCGCCTTCGACGTGGCCGTCAGCTACCCCGCCCTGGCGCAAAAAACAGCCCCCTGGCCCGCCTACTTCGCCGCCGAACTCCCCTTCGCGGCGCGGCTGGACCCCCACGCCCCGGCCACAGACACCCTGGCCGCCTGGCAGCGCGACCTGGACGACCTGCGCGCCAAACGCCACACCTTTGCCTGGGACGTGTTCGGGCGCTACCCGCAGCTAAAAGCCAGCCAGTCCAAAGCGGGCAAGGCGCTGCTGCCCGTCAGCGTGGCGCAGGTAGACGACACGGCCGTCGCCCAACCCCAACCCGGCAGCGAACTCAGCCTCTTTATCGGCGCGGCTGGAGAGATGGCCTGGGTGTATGATACGGCCGTTTACACCGCCACCGCCATCAGTGCCATGCAGTCCCAATTCCACGCCTTCCTGGACAACTTGGCCGCCACCCCCGGCCAATCGCTGGCGCAAACCTCCCTGCTCACTCCGACCGAATACCAACAGCTCATCCACGATTGGAACGCCACCGACGCCCCCTATGACCAGGCCGCCTGCATCCACACACTCATCGAAGCGCAGGCCGCCCAACGCCCAGACGCCATCGCCCTGGCCCACCAAAACCAGCAAATAACCTACGGCGAACTGGACCGGCGCAGCAACCAATTGGCCCATTACCTGCGCACCCTCGGCGTTGGCCCAGACGTGGTTGTTGGCGTCCTCATGGAACGCTCCATTGAATTGATGGTCGCCCTGCTGGGCATCCACAAAGCCGGCGGCGCATACCTGCCCCTGGACCCCGACTACCCGCAGGAGCGCCTGGCTTTCATGGCCGAAGACGCCGCCGTCACCGTCCTGCTCGCCCAGGAACGCACCCAGGCCGACCTGCCCACCGCCAACGCCACCGTCGTTCGCCTGGACGCCGACTGGCCGACCATCGCCGCCTACAGCGCCGCAAAAGTCCACAGCGGCGTCACCCCGGCCAACCTCAGCTACCTCATCTACACCTCCGGCTCCACCGGCAAGCCCAAAGGGGTGATGGTGCAGCATGGCAATGCCGTCAACTTCTTCGTCGGCATGGACCAGCGCATCCCCCACAACCCGCCGGGGATCTGGCTGGCCGTCACCAGCCTTTCCTTCGACATCTCCGTGCTGGAGTTATTCTGGACCCTCTCGCGGGGCTTCAAGGTGGTTATTTTTGATGGCTACAAACGGGAGGCAGAAACGGCCGTCACCGCCAGCACCGCCCACAAACCGCTGGACTTCAGCCTCTTCTACTTCGCCAGCGACGAAAGCGAAGAAGGCGTGGCCGACAAATACCACCTGCTGCTCGAAGGGGCCAGATACGGCGACCAACATGGCTTCGCGGCCATCTGGACGCCAGAGCGCCATTTCCACGCCTTTGGCGGCCTGTACCCCAATCCGGCCGTCGCCAGCGCAGCCATCGCCGCCATCACCCAACGCATCCAGATTCGCGCCGGAAGCTGCGTGCTGCCCCTGCACCACCCCGCCCGCGTCGTCGAAGAATGGTCTCTGGTAGACAACATCTCCAAAGGGCGCGTCGGCATCGCCTTCGCCGCCGGTTGGCAGCCCAACGATTTCACCCTGCTGCCGCAAAATTACGCCCGGCGCAAAGAACTGCTCTTTGAAAACATCGAAGTTGTGCGGCGGCTGTGGCGCGGCGAAACGGTGGCCTTCCCCGGTCCCAGAGGTGAAGATGTCCACATCCGCACCCTGCCCCGCCCTATTCAGGAAGAACTGCCCATCTGGATTACGGCCGCTGGCAACCCGGAAACCTTCCGCATGGCCGGGGCCGGTGGCTTCCACCTGCTCACCCACCTGTTGGGCCAGACGGTGGAACAGCTTGGCGAAAAGCTGGAGGTTTACCGCCAGGCGTGGCGCGACGCCGGTCATCCCGGCGAAGGCCACGTCAGCCTCATGCTGCACACCTTCATTGGCGACAACCTGGAGATGGTGCGCGACACCGTGCGCCAGCCGATGAAGGAATATCTGCGCAGCGCCGTAGACTTGGTGAAAGAAGCCGCCTGGCATTTCCCCACCTTCAAACAAAAAGCGGAGACGACCGGCAAAAGCCCCAAAGAAATCTTCGAGACCGAAGAGTTAACGGCCGAAGAGACCGATGCCCTGCTGGAGTTTGCCTTCAACCGCTACTTCGAGACCAGCGGCTTGTTCGGCACAACCGAGTCGGTGATGCCCCTGGTGAACCGGCTCAAACAAATCAACGTGGATGAAATCGCCTGCCAGATTGATTTTGGCGTGCCGTCGGCGCTGGTGCTGCAAAATCTACCCCTACTGAACCAGGTGAAGAACCAGGCCGCGCCCACCGCCGACGCCGATTATTCTATTGCCGCCCTGGCGCGGCAGCACCAGGTGACGCATTTCCAATGCACCCCTTCGATGGCCCGGATGCTGCTGCTAGATGAGCTTACGGCCGTACCCACTTTCGGCGCGCTCCAGGCGATGATGGTCGGCGGCGAAGCGCTGCCGGCCGCCCTGGCGCAGCAGCTTCAGCAGATCGTCCCCGGCGTGGTCGTCAACATGTACGGCCCCACGGAAACAACTGTCTGGTCTTCCACCTACCAACTGGCCGGCGGCGAAACGGCCGTGCCCATCGGCACGCCCATCGCCAACACCCAACTCTACATCCTCAACAGCCACAACCAACCCGTGCCCGTCGGCGTCGCCGGCAGCCTGTTTATCGGCGGCGCTGGCGTGGTGCGTGGCTACCTGAACCGACCAGAACTGACGGCCGAACGCTTCGTCGCCAACCCATTCCGGCCCGGCGAGCGCATGTACTACACCGGCGACCTGGCCCGCTACCGCCCGGACGGCTGCGTCGAATTCCTCGGCCGCGCCGATTTTCAGGTGAAGATGCGCGGCTACCGCATCGAGTTGGGCGAAATTGAAGCGCTGCTCAATCGCCACGAAGCCGTCAACGAAGCCGTCGTTGTGGCGCGGGAGGATGTGCCCGGCGATGTGCGCCTGGTGGCCTACATCACCCTGCTGCCCGGCCGTTCGGCCAGCGACGACAGCCTGAAAGCCGCCCTCAAAGCCGACCTGCCAGAGTTCATGGTCCCGGCCCATTACGTCGTCATGGACGCCTTCCCCCTGACGCCCAACAAAAAGGTAGACCGCAAAGCCCTGCCCGCCCCAGACCAGAGCCGCGCCATGCCCCAGGTGGCCTACGTGC